The Miscanthus floridulus cultivar M001 chromosome 17, ASM1932011v1, whole genome shotgun sequence genome has a window encoding:
- the LOC136517079 gene encoding outer envelope pore protein 24, chloroplastic-like yields MKATLKGRYEGDKATAATTLAAPAGDLRLKASATEAAFSNGPSLRGLTLTLEKPGAFLVDLKPHNQDVRFQFMNSALVLDKRVSLTYTHSTSFATAPAPPADAPPSRTALDCSVTFDPANKVTLSHSLGSGGCRLKYTYAHGVDRLTTIEPLFDTNKNAWEFAVTRKFAGGDTVKGTYAASTKLFGLEWSRDSIAGGSFKVGTTFDLSDQSKAPKLIAESTWNYEI; encoded by the exons ATGAAGGCCACGCTCAAGGGCCGCTACGAGGGCGACAAGGCCACGGCCGCCACCACCCTCGCCGCCCCCGCCGGCGACCTCCGCCTCAAGGCCTCAGCCACCGAGGCCGCCTTCTCCAACGGGCCTTCCCTCCGGGGCCTCACCCTCACTCTCGAGAAGCCCGGCGCCTTCCTCGTCGACCTCAAGCCCCACAACCAG GATGTGCGCTTCCAGTTCATGAACTCCGCGCTCGTGCTCGACAAGCGCGTCAGCCTCACCTACACCCACTCCACCAGCTTTGCCACGGCCCCCGCGCCCCCCGCTGACGCGCCGCCCTCCCGCACCGCGCTCGACTGCAGCGTCACCTTCGACCCCGCCAACAAGGTCACCCTCTCCCACTCGCTCGGCTCTGGCGGCTGCCGCCTCAAGTACACCTACGCGCACGGGGTTGACCGCCTCACCACCATCGAGCCCCTCTTCGACACCAACAAGAACGCCTGGGAGTTCGCCGTCACCAGGAAGTTCGCCGGAGGGGACACCGTCAAGGGCACCTACGCCGCCTCCACCAAGCTGTTTGGCCTCGAGTGGAGCAGGGACTCTATCGCCGGCGGCTCCTTCAAG GTCGGGACGACATTCGATTTGTCTGACCAAAGCAAAGCACCAAAGCTAATAGCAGAGAGCACGTGGAACTACGAGATATGA